One region of Lactobacillus johnsonii genomic DNA includes:
- a CDS encoding putative quinol monooxygenase, whose translation MSLTVNLYYTGKNGSARKFAEEMESSGVADRIRKEPGNEKYEYFIPLDDPETILLIDSWKNQESLDAHHASPMMQELADLRKKYDLHMRVERYISDENGIPSSDQKFIRK comes from the coding sequence ATGTCATTAACAGTTAATCTTTACTACACTGGTAAAAATGGAAGCGCTCGTAAATTCGCTGAAGAAATGGAAAGCAGCGGTGTAGCCGACCGTATTAGGAAAGAACCAGGAAATGAAAAATATGAATATTTCATTCCATTAGATGATCCTGAAACTATTCTTCTAATTGATAGCTGGAAAAATCAAGAATCTCTTGATGCCCACCATGCTTCACCAATGATGCAAGAATTAGCCGACCTACGTAAAAAGTATGATCTTCATATGCGTGTAGAACGTTATATTTCTGACGAGAATGGTATTCCAAGCAGTGATCAAAAATTTATTCGAAAATAA
- a CDS encoding transcriptional regulator gives MSDCKITPTDLTVANSNLAYTASLLAGEGHSVQISYNNLYDKKLEGLTARPLSPQITDPNIVIWKKNRKLSNLGNLFLEKLRDSLNN, from the coding sequence TTGTCCGATTGTAAGATTACCCCAACTGATTTAACGGTTGCAAACAGCAATTTAGCTTATACTGCGTCTCTTTTAGCTGGTGAAGGTCATAGCGTCCAAATTTCTTATAATAATTTATATGATAAGAAACTAGAAGGCTTAACTGCTCGCCCTCTTTCTCCCCAAATTACTGATCCCAATATCGTTATTTGGAAGAAGAATCGAAAGCTATCTAATTTAGGAAACTTATTTTTAGAAAAATTACGAGACTCGCTCAATAATTAA
- a CDS encoding replication-associated recombination protein A, with product MPIKKPLADLIRPKNLSQFVGQTKLISEGKPLYQIIKNHVPISLLLWGPPGTGKTSLAQIIAREYDYPLATFNASVDNKAKLMQIINTYPYQSFVLLIDEIHRMTTTLQDYLLPYLENGQILLIGATTENPIMSIVPAVRSRCQIFEFETLDDKDISHVLIRALKEVFHLEEKQIDKEAINIIARSADGDLRVALNLLESIHAVNGEEISVKNVKEFVKGQHFAYDRKATKHYDYLAAYSDSMAGSDTDAALYYLTVLLKNGDLPSVVRRLREIPYTYVGLANPEQVTQIVVAANQAEKIGMPKAKYPLMFATMLMCLSPKSGAFDEIWEKLDKDTTHPNEHPMPHGLRDMHYKHSEEITGGGLIDNPFTQPFQIAKQNYMPKGLEGKRYYFAKDNVNEKKLEQQYLKLHKYIYGKEYKKDNLSQK from the coding sequence ATGCCTATCAAAAAGCCATTAGCAGATTTGATCCGACCAAAAAATTTATCACAATTTGTAGGTCAAACTAAGCTAATTTCTGAAGGAAAGCCCCTTTATCAAATTATCAAAAATCATGTTCCAATTTCGCTCTTATTATGGGGTCCGCCTGGAACAGGAAAAACTAGTCTAGCGCAAATTATCGCTCGAGAGTATGACTATCCGTTAGCCACTTTTAATGCTTCGGTTGATAATAAAGCAAAGCTGATGCAAATCATTAATACTTATCCATACCAATCGTTTGTTCTACTAATTGATGAAATTCATCGCATGACGACAACATTGCAGGATTATCTTCTGCCGTATTTAGAGAACGGGCAAATTCTTTTAATTGGCGCAACTACTGAAAATCCGATTATGTCAATTGTTCCTGCTGTCCGCTCACGTTGTCAGATTTTTGAATTTGAGACTTTAGATGATAAGGATATTAGTCATGTTTTGATTCGTGCTCTAAAAGAAGTATTCCATTTAGAAGAAAAGCAAATAGATAAAGAAGCAATTAACATTATTGCTCGCTCAGCTGATGGGGATTTGCGTGTAGCATTAAATTTATTAGAAAGTATCCATGCAGTTAATGGAGAAGAGATTTCAGTTAAAAATGTTAAGGAATTTGTAAAAGGTCAACATTTTGCTTATGACAGAAAAGCAACTAAGCATTATGATTATTTAGCAGCTTATTCAGATTCAATGGCTGGGTCCGATACTGATGCAGCCTTGTATTATCTTACCGTCTTACTTAAAAACGGAGATCTACCGTCAGTAGTGCGGCGTCTACGAGAAATTCCATACACATACGTTGGCTTAGCCAATCCAGAACAAGTAACGCAAATAGTAGTTGCAGCTAATCAAGCAGAAAAAATAGGGATGCCAAAGGCAAAATATCCTTTAATGTTTGCGACTATGTTAATGTGTTTGTCCCCTAAGTCAGGTGCTTTTGATGAAATTTGGGAAAAGCTTGATAAAGATACTACTCATCCTAATGAGCATCCCATGCCACATGGATTACGAGATATGCATTATAAACATTCAGAAGAAATAACGGGTGGTGGGTTGATAGATAATCCATTTACACAACCATTTCAAATTGCAAAACAAAATTACATGCCGAAAGGTCTTGAAGGTAAAAGATATTACTTTGCAAAAGATAATGTTAATGAGAAAAAGCTAGAGCAACAATATTTGAAACTTCATAAATATATTTATGGTAAGGAATATAAAAAAGATAATTTGTCACAAAAGTAA
- a CDS encoding NAD(P)H-binding protein, translating to MTKNVAIIGANGQIARLVEDRILNEDKNVYLTLFLRNASRLSNLANNEQVTIIDGDANKPEDLRKAIIVLKCVWEKTKLLFQITKQRNLFLQ from the coding sequence ATGACAAAAAATGTTGCAATTATTGGTGCAAACGGACAAATCGCACGTTTAGTTGAAGATCGTATTTTAAATGAAGACAAGAATGTATATTTAACTCTATTTCTTAGAAATGCAAGTCGCCTTTCTAATTTAGCAAATAATGAACAAGTAACTATCATCGATGGGGATGCTAATAAACCAGAAGATCTTAGAAAAGCAATTATAGTATTAAAATGTGTCTGGGAAAAAACTAAGCTTTTATTCCAGATAACAAAACAGAGAAATTTATTTTTGCAGTGA
- the tpx gene encoding thiol peroxidase, whose protein sequence is MKITFKGKEVKLIGTPPAVGEEMPNFAVLNKNNQEFTKSDLLGKFSLISVVPDINTPVCSIQTKTFNKTMDKFPEINFLTISTNTVEDQQTWCAAEDVKNMQLMSDKNFSFGKATGLLIPESGILARSVWVLDPNGKILYRELVDEITHEPNYDAVLNELKQLH, encoded by the coding sequence ATGAAAATCACTTTTAAAGGTAAAGAAGTTAAATTAATAGGTACTCCGCCAGCAGTTGGTGAAGAAATGCCTAATTTTGCAGTACTAAATAAGAACAATCAAGAATTCACTAAGTCTGATTTGTTAGGTAAATTTAGTTTAATTAGTGTAGTACCAGATATTAATACTCCTGTTTGCAGTATTCAAACCAAAACTTTTAATAAAACAATGGATAAATTTCCAGAAATTAACTTTTTGACTATTTCAACTAATACGGTTGAAGACCAGCAAACTTGGTGTGCTGCCGAAGATGTTAAAAATATGCAATTGATGTCTGATAAAAATTTTTCATTTGGTAAGGCAACTGGCTTATTAATTCCTGAATCCGGTATTCTTGCTCGTTCTGTTTGGGTCCTCGATCCTAATGGGAAAATTCTATACCGTGAATTAGTTGATGAAATTACACATGAGCCAAACTATGATGCAGTATTAAACGAATTAAAACAATTGCATTAA
- a CDS encoding MarR family winged helix-turn-helix transcriptional regulator produces the protein MTDKVEKYQEMMDLFRLYFNFSKRFYGEEVKFSQLTPQQGRTLMYIQEHPGMIQRELADNFHLRNASVTNMLKNLERDGYIQRKQDEKSARIKRIYITQLGEKQVIEMKKSFNLILKKLSSRVDEKLLDQLIPLLKELNQQVRNN, from the coding sequence ATGACAGATAAAGTAGAAAAATATCAAGAAATGATGGATTTATTCCGTTTATACTTCAACTTTTCTAAAAGATTTTATGGGGAAGAAGTAAAATTTAGTCAACTTACTCCTCAGCAAGGACGAACTTTGATGTATATTCAAGAGCATCCGGGTATGATTCAAAGGGAACTAGCTGATAATTTTCATTTACGTAATGCCAGTGTAACTAATATGTTGAAAAATCTTGAACGTGATGGATATATTCAACGCAAGCAAGATGAAAAGTCTGCTCGAATTAAACGGATTTATATTACCCAGTTAGGAGAAAAACAAGTTATTGAGATGAAAAAAAGCTTTAACTTGATATTAAAAAAACTTTCTAGTCGAGTAGACGAAAAGCTATTAGATCAATTAATTCCACTCCTGAAGGAACTAAACCAACAAGTTCGAAATAATTAG
- a CDS encoding DUF1788 domain-containing protein: MTEDINLRFEHLKEKMIDPKFQKNKGLSNEVGYWIFDYPANQELEVRKKIAKIKESALASRVNLKVFDIYNVMMTLLKDQKKYTGADPIPILEEIEKNRGFDVLIAQINNILEMSENNNLIVQYIKNRLPEKCIVFIVGLGKTYPIIRAHKILNTMHQVLDENPVVLFYPGNYDEKSLRAFGEVKDQNYYRAFRLD; encoded by the coding sequence ATGACAGAAGATATTAATCTTAGATTTGAACATTTAAAAGAAAAAATGATTGATCCCAAGTTTCAAAAAAATAAGGGACTGTCTAATGAAGTGGGGTATTGGATTTTTGACTATCCAGCTAATCAAGAATTAGAAGTTCGTAAAAAAATAGCTAAGATAAAAGAGAGTGCTCTTGCTTCTAGAGTGAACCTAAAAGTTTTTGATATTTATAATGTTATGATGACCTTGCTAAAGGATCAGAAAAAATATACAGGTGCTGATCCTATCCCAATCCTTGAAGAAATTGAAAAAAATCGAGGCTTTGACGTATTAATTGCGCAGATTAATAACATTCTAGAAATGAGTGAAAATAATAATTTAATTGTTCAATATATAAAGAATAGATTACCAGAAAAGTGTATTGTATTTATAGTAGGACTAGGCAAAACCTATCCTATTATTAGAGCTCATAAAATATTAAATACGATGCATCAGGTTTTGGATGAAAATCCAGTTGTGTTATTTTATCCGGGTAATTATGATGAAAAGAGCTTAAGAGCGTTTGGAGAAGTTAAGGACCAAAATTATTACAGAGCGTTTAGATTAGATTAG
- a CDS encoding cupin domain-containing protein, translating to MAKNEEEVKNSVFGFGKFNEAYAKYFQGKSYLNPLASSKEAKTGVSNVSFEPGCRNDWHMHSIPRILIAVAGEGWYQEEGKPAQKMVPGDVVIVNPNTKHWHGATKDSWFAHVAVMVGDGKTTWLEPVSDEEYDKLG from the coding sequence ATGGCAAAAAATGAAGAAGAAGTAAAAAATAGTGTCTTTGGCTTTGGTAAATTTAACGAAGCATACGCAAAATACTTTCAAGGAAAGAGTTACCTCAATCCTTTAGCATCAAGTAAAGAGGCTAAAACTGGTGTAAGTAATGTAAGTTTTGAGCCTGGTTGTCGTAATGATTGGCACATGCACTCAATTCCTCGAATCCTAATTGCCGTTGCAGGTGAAGGTTGGTATCAAGAAGAAGGTAAACCAGCACAGAAGATGGTTCCCGGGGATGTTGTAATTGTTAACCCTAATACTAAACACTGGCATGGTGCTACCAAGGATTCATGGTTTGCTCATGTAGCAGTAATGGTCGGAGACGGTAAAACCACTTGGCTTGAGCCAGTTTCTGATGAAGAATACGATAAGTTAGGTTAA
- a CDS encoding ABC transporter ATP-binding protein: protein MDRGRPRIEKGKHSFSFQDFFKLINQVHPKYWQLIVGILAGLIATGANLIVPQFAQRIINNFKHLNINLVIITGIVFFGGVIISALSGYILGVFGEHVVSKLRDNLWARLLKMPVSYFDNTSTGEISSRLVNDTSQVKNLLANTLPNAITSLLQFFGAVVIMFMMDWQMSLIMVLAVPLVIFVLLPFMRLSGKIGRARQDELAKFSSDSTNVLSEIRLVKSSNSEKKELATGTKRIAKLYAIGVKESWINSLMQPISNMLMMILVIGILTYGAIRVMQGTLTMGALISFLMYLFQLMGPVIIISQFFNELAKTSGSTERIGEMLNEPIEVSADNQKVDIAGKELKLQNVSFSYEKGKQILHDINVSAKPNTVVAFAGPSGGGKSTIFSLIERFYKPTSGKITIGGQNIEEIDLTDWRKQIGLVGQNSSVMPGTIRENLVYGLGRKVSDDELWHVLKMAYADKFVKEAEDGLETQIGERGVKLFGGQRQRIAIARAFLRDPKILMLDEATASLDSESEAMVQKALASLMKNRMTLVIAHRLSTIVDADKIYFIDHGTVSGSGTHDELVKSTPLYAEYVHNQFKK, encoded by the coding sequence ATGGATAGAGGAAGACCCCGGATTGAAAAAGGAAAACATAGTTTTAGTTTTCAGGATTTTTTTAAATTAATAAATCAAGTGCATCCTAAATACTGGCAATTAATTGTTGGTATTCTGGCTGGCTTAATTGCCACGGGAGCGAACTTAATCGTTCCTCAATTTGCACAAAGAATTATTAATAACTTTAAGCATTTAAATATAAACCTGGTAATTATTACTGGAATAGTATTTTTTGGTGGAGTAATTATTAGTGCCTTATCTGGTTATATTTTGGGAGTTTTTGGAGAGCATGTGGTTTCGAAACTTCGTGATAATCTCTGGGCTCGCTTACTTAAGATGCCAGTTAGTTATTTTGATAATACTTCGACAGGTGAAATTTCATCAAGACTAGTTAATGACACGTCACAAGTCAAGAATTTACTTGCTAATACCTTGCCGAATGCAATTACTTCTTTATTACAATTCTTTGGTGCTGTCGTCATCATGTTTATGATGGATTGGCAGATGTCCTTAATCATGGTTCTTGCTGTTCCTTTAGTGATATTTGTCCTACTACCATTTATGAGATTGTCAGGAAAAATTGGCCGGGCACGTCAAGATGAACTGGCAAAATTTTCTAGTGATTCAACTAATGTTTTAAGTGAGATCCGTTTGGTAAAATCAAGTAATTCAGAGAAGAAGGAGCTTGCTACAGGAACAAAAAGAATTGCTAAACTTTATGCAATTGGGGTAAAGGAATCATGGATTAATTCCTTAATGCAGCCAATTTCTAATATGTTAATGATGATTTTAGTAATTGGTATTTTAACTTACGGTGCTATTCGTGTTATGCAAGGTACACTTACTATGGGTGCACTTATTTCCTTCTTAATGTATCTATTTCAATTGATGGGTCCAGTAATCATAATTAGTCAATTTTTCAATGAATTAGCTAAGACGTCAGGTTCAACTGAACGTATCGGCGAAATGCTTAATGAACCAATTGAAGTATCTGCCGATAATCAAAAGGTTGATATTGCTGGAAAAGAATTGAAGCTGCAGAATGTAAGTTTCTCATATGAAAAAGGAAAGCAAATTCTACATGATATCAATGTGTCGGCTAAGCCTAACACTGTTGTCGCCTTTGCTGGTCCATCAGGTGGTGGAAAATCAACAATTTTTTCACTAATAGAACGTTTCTATAAACCAACTTCGGGAAAGATAACTATTGGTGGTCAAAATATAGAAGAGATTGATTTAACTGATTGGCGTAAACAAATTGGACTTGTAGGTCAAAATTCATCAGTAATGCCCGGAACTATTCGTGAAAATCTGGTTTATGGCTTAGGAAGAAAAGTTAGTGACGATGAATTATGGCATGTTTTAAAGATGGCATATGCAGATAAATTTGTAAAAGAGGCAGAAGATGGCTTAGAAACACAGATTGGTGAACGAGGTGTTAAGCTGTTTGGTGGACAAAGACAGAGAATTGCAATTGCGAGGGCCTTTTTGCGTGATCCGAAAATCTTAATGCTTGATGAGGCTACTGCAAGTCTTGATTCAGAATCTGAAGCTATGGTACAAAAAGCCTTAGCAAGTCTGATGAAAAATAGAATGACTTTAGTAATTGCTCACCGTTTAAGTACAATTGTTGATGCAGATAAAATTTATTTCATTGATCATGGAACTGTTTCCGGCTCAGGTACTCATGATGAACTAGTAAAATCAACACCTCTTTATGCAGAATACGTTCATAATCAATTTAAAAAATAG
- the mgtA gene encoding magnesium-translocating P-type ATPase, which yields MLKFNSKDRVVTDATLAKQIAGKEKSEVLKQLDTSINGLNPAQAKKRLERDGLNEVSNKECHPKLHFLFDAFMTPFTGVLLFLALLSFLTNYLFVPADQKDLSTVIIMITMVLISGITSFIQNVKTSDAVDSLLNMVSVTTNIKRDGKDQELPTKDVVVGDIINLTAGDLVPADLYLLKSKDLFCSASSLNGESSPVEKLADEKPKENDNYLDYPNILYEGTNIVSGSAMGVVFATGDETVFGNLARTLSKNKNKETTFDIGIKNVSKILLIMTAVIAPLVFLINGLTKGDWLNALIFAIATAVGLTPEMLPVIVTSNLVKGSVEMARHETIVKRMNSIQNFGSADILCTDKTGTLTQDKVVLERHYDLDLEEKSKVLELSYLNSYYQTGMKDLIDKAIINAAKDELDTEEINQNYQKIDEIPFDFKRRRMSVVVMNKKHEHLLVTKGAAEEMLACSNRLEINDKITMLDQEQRQEILNKINQMNQDGLRVVLLAYKKNPAPVGEFSVDDEKELILTGFLAFLDPPKDSAKAALTALKRDGITVKILTGDNEAVTRNVGKQVGLDINCVYQGKDLENKSSAELKKMIEECDVFVKLSPQQKAQIIQLLRENNHTVAYMGDGINDAPAMKAADVAISVDTAVDIAKKSADIILLHKDLMILEKAVQIGRQVFGNTMKYIKITLSSNFGNILSILVASSFLPFLPMLPVQLLILDLMYGTSCLSIPFDTMNKHYLSEPRKWSTKKLPKFMFYFGPTSSIFDIITFALLFFIVCPQIIGSSYAGATASQKLLFSAVFCTGWFIESLWTQEMVIHALRDPGLPFIKQHATAIVTWATIGMAAIGTMLPFIIPVAKAVKFGPIPVYFLGIVFILLILYIALTMLVKKWYLKSEKYLI from the coding sequence ATGTTAAAATTCAACTCTAAAGATCGTGTAGTAACTGATGCGACTTTAGCTAAGCAAATTGCTGGAAAAGAAAAGAGTGAAGTATTAAAGCAATTAGATACGTCAATTAATGGGTTAAACCCTGCGCAAGCAAAAAAGCGTTTAGAGCGCGATGGGTTAAATGAAGTATCAAATAAAGAGTGTCATCCAAAATTGCATTTTTTATTTGATGCTTTCATGACTCCATTTACAGGAGTATTACTGTTTTTAGCTCTTTTATCTTTTTTGACTAACTATCTTTTTGTTCCTGCAGATCAAAAGGATCTCAGTACAGTCATTATTATGATTACAATGGTTTTAATTTCTGGAATAACTAGTTTTATCCAGAATGTTAAAACCAGTGACGCAGTTGATTCACTATTAAATATGGTATCTGTAACCACGAATATCAAACGAGATGGGAAAGATCAAGAATTACCGACTAAAGATGTTGTAGTTGGTGATATCATCAATCTAACTGCTGGAGATCTAGTACCAGCAGATCTGTATTTATTAAAAAGTAAGGATCTCTTTTGTTCAGCAAGTTCATTAAATGGTGAATCTAGTCCTGTTGAAAAACTAGCAGATGAAAAGCCAAAGGAAAATGATAACTATCTAGATTATCCGAATATTTTATATGAGGGAACAAATATTGTTTCGGGCTCTGCAATGGGCGTTGTATTTGCTACAGGTGATGAGACAGTTTTTGGTAATTTAGCACGTACTCTTAGCAAGAATAAAAATAAAGAAACAACTTTTGATATTGGAATCAAAAATGTTTCAAAGATTTTATTGATTATGACCGCCGTAATTGCACCTCTTGTATTTTTAATTAATGGCTTAACCAAAGGGGATTGGCTTAATGCATTGATTTTTGCTATTGCTACAGCTGTGGGACTAACTCCAGAAATGCTTCCTGTAATTGTTACAAGCAATCTAGTTAAGGGATCAGTTGAAATGGCAAGGCACGAAACAATTGTTAAACGAATGAATTCAATTCAAAACTTTGGCTCCGCTGATATTCTTTGCACAGATAAAACTGGAACCTTAACACAAGATAAAGTAGTTTTAGAACGTCACTATGATTTGGATTTAGAAGAAAAATCAAAAGTCTTAGAACTATCATACTTGAACAGTTACTATCAAACAGGGATGAAAGACTTAATTGATAAGGCAATCATTAATGCAGCTAAAGATGAATTAGATACAGAAGAAATTAACCAAAATTATCAAAAAATTGATGAGATTCCCTTTGACTTTAAAAGAAGACGAATGAGTGTCGTGGTAATGAATAAGAAGCATGAACACTTATTAGTAACAAAAGGAGCTGCTGAAGAAATGCTTGCTTGCTCTAATCGGTTGGAAATTAACGATAAAATTACCATGCTTGATCAAGAGCAGAGACAAGAAATTTTAAATAAGATCAATCAAATGAATCAAGATGGGTTACGGGTGGTATTGCTCGCTTATAAAAAGAATCCTGCTCCTGTTGGTGAATTCAGTGTTGATGATGAGAAAGAACTAATTTTAACTGGATTTTTAGCATTTTTAGATCCACCAAAGGATAGTGCCAAAGCTGCCTTAACAGCTTTAAAGAGGGATGGAATTACTGTAAAGATCTTAACTGGAGACAATGAAGCTGTCACTAGAAATGTTGGCAAACAAGTTGGATTAGATATCAATTGCGTGTATCAGGGAAAGGACTTAGAAAATAAAAGTTCAGCTGAATTGAAGAAAATGATTGAAGAATGTGATGTTTTTGTAAAACTATCTCCTCAACAAAAGGCACAAATTATTCAATTATTAAGAGAAAATAACCATACTGTTGCTTATATGGGAGACGGAATTAATGATGCGCCGGCTATGAAAGCGGCTGATGTTGCTATTTCCGTTGATACAGCCGTAGACATTGCTAAAAAATCTGCTGATATAATTTTGTTACACAAAGACCTAATGATTTTAGAAAAAGCTGTTCAAATTGGTCGCCAAGTATTTGGAAATACGATGAAGTATATTAAAATTACGCTTTCATCTAATTTTGGTAATATTTTATCAATTTTAGTAGCATCCTCATTTCTTCCTTTTCTTCCAATGCTTCCAGTTCAACTTCTCATTTTAGACTTAATGTACGGTACCAGCTGTCTATCAATTCCATTCGATACAATGAATAAACATTATTTATCTGAACCAAGAAAGTGGAGTACGAAGAAGCTTCCTAAGTTTATGTTCTATTTTGGTCCTACATCTTCGATTTTTGACATCATAACTTTTGCATTACTGTTCTTTATAGTTTGTCCACAAATTATCGGAAGTAGCTATGCAGGAGCAACTGCTTCACAAAAATTACTTTTTTCAGCTGTCTTTTGTACTGGCTGGTTTATTGAATCGCTTTGGACCCAAGAAATGGTTATTCATGCACTTAGAGATCCAGGCCTCCCATTTATTAAACAGCATGCTACAGCAATTGTTACCTGGGCAACGATTGGTATGGCTGCAATTGGGACTATGTTACCATTTATTATTCCTGTCGCAAAAGCAGTGAAATTTGGCCCAATTCCAGTATATTTTTTAGGAATTGTATTTATTTTACTAATTTTATACATTGCTTTAACGATGTTAGTAAAGAAATGGTATCTAAAATCAGAGAAATATTTAATCTAA
- a CDS encoding aldo/keto reductase translates to MKHLTLNNGVKIPIFGFGTYEISPDQTKEAVLSAFKDGYRLIDTAQYYQNEQQVGEAVRASNLNRDEVFITTKTMTDGYEATKQGLDESLNKSGLDYFDLVLIHWPMGHDLDTWRALEEAYKAGKTRAIGISNFNSRQTLELINHAEIRPMVDQIETHLLLQQWKMHEFLKKENIIHESYSPLGNGQQNLMTNPVLQKIGEKYGKSPIQVILRYLVQNDIVTIPRSTNPAHIKANIDIFDFELDKEDLKQLRALDERKPIDGWPAEMREDEDY, encoded by the coding sequence ATGAAACATTTAACGTTAAATAACGGTGTTAAAATCCCAATTTTTGGCTTTGGAACTTACGAGATTAGCCCAGACCAAACAAAAGAAGCTGTTTTATCTGCTTTTAAAGATGGCTACCGTTTAATTGATACAGCACAATATTATCAAAATGAACAGCAGGTAGGAGAAGCAGTCCGCGCAAGTAATCTTAATCGGGATGAAGTTTTCATTACTACAAAGACCATGACTGATGGATATGAAGCGACTAAGCAGGGACTAGATGAATCTCTAAATAAAAGTGGCTTAGATTATTTTGATTTAGTCTTAATTCATTGGCCAATGGGCCACGATTTAGATACTTGGCGCGCTCTAGAAGAAGCATATAAAGCTGGTAAAACGCGAGCTATTGGTATCAGTAATTTTAATAGTCGACAAACTTTAGAATTAATTAATCATGCAGAAATTCGGCCCATGGTTGATCAGATTGAAACACATCTTTTATTACAACAATGGAAAATGCACGAATTTTTGAAAAAAGAAAATATTATTCATGAAAGCTATAGTCCGTTAGGTAACGGTCAACAAAATCTGATGACTAATCCAGTGTTACAAAAAATTGGTGAAAAATATGGTAAATCACCAATCCAAGTGATTTTACGGTATTTAGTCCAGAATGACATTGTAACTATTCCTCGCTCTACTAATCCAGCCCATATTAAAGCTAATATTGATATCTTTGATTTTGAGTTAGATAAAGAGGATCTTAAGCAGCTTCGTGCTTTAGATGAGCGCAAGCCAATTGATGGTTGGCCAGCAGAAATGCGAGAAGATGAGGATTATTAA
- a CDS encoding DUF1819 family protein, with protein sequence MPRTYNGGIASYAIWLPEFAQFIELYQSGKSIDEIKHLSDKENIFKMSSKSRARRCSRNLSVRINALPKTIIDIFPSLNPTNQKIVSLISMMLTSKILNEFVYDVYRPKVIMRENTLQDYEIESFLNQKRIESPEVAKWSLNTFKRLKGALKTFLRDGGLLENVKSNEDKLLFPLIDSQLIIIMKEEKLDYELAALGEV encoded by the coding sequence ATGCCGCGTACTTATAATGGTGGAATTGCTTCATATGCAATTTGGTTGCCGGAGTTTGCACAATTTATTGAGCTTTATCAATCAGGAAAAAGTATTGATGAAATAAAACATCTTAGCGATAAAGAAAATATATTTAAAATGTCTAGCAAATCTCGGGCTAGACGTTGTTCAAGAAATTTATCTGTCAGAATTAATGCTTTACCAAAGACTATTATAGATATTTTTCCATCTTTAAATCCTACCAATCAAAAGATAGTGTCACTAATATCTATGATGTTAACAAGTAAAATTCTTAATGAATTTGTTTATGATGTATATCGACCTAAAGTAATTATGCGTGAAAATACTTTACAAGATTATGAAATAGAATCATTTCTTAACCAGAAAAGAATCGAAAGTCCTGAGGTCGCAAAATGGTCTCTTAATACTTTTAAACGTCTCAAAGGAGCTTTGAAGACTTTCTTGAGGGATGGGGGATTGTTAGAGAATGTTAAATCTAATGAGGATAAGCTACTTTTTCCATTAATAGATTCACAACTAATCATTATTATGAAAGAAGAAAAGTTAGACTATGAATTGGCTGCTCTAGGAGAAGTATAA